The following proteins come from a genomic window of Osmia lignaria lignaria isolate PbOS001 unplaced genomic scaffold, iyOsmLign1 scaffold0013, whole genome shotgun sequence:
- the LOC143306595 gene encoding uncharacterized protein LOC143306595, which yields MGGFGAALRKSTPAVLRSSSRPANLSVSPETVDGGTQASPGHLPSGNPGLWSLAEAGSLLGRMVRLHPDTEAGQVTHLAWETSLANSKDIPPFHQLAAFLENQIQAMDAAQLGDPLLHPAGPKSAKEAKPKVKEEAVKKRSSTTVLTAAAKSTQPRKCPSCSGNHSLGYCYKFKALAPSKRKERAQTLKACSNCLTVGHDSSKCPSKQSCLACSGRHHTLLYDALKITPSTSKQDTMEAVPTGSSSSLSDEPSSATSLSLTAGPRSAALLATAKVKLEAPSGETLEVRALLDTGSDASLVSSWVVQALRLPRRAVRVAISGVQENQNGVSTGEVSLVVRPRQPSGFRLPVRALVLRKLTSLLPAHRIAPQPWPHLKGLPLADPEYGVPARVDLILGADVCGALFADGTRTGFPGTPTAKLTPFGWVLMGAILCAPAQEEARTFHCRTEANVGQLLQRFWELEEVHNHPTMSEEEERCARHFKGTHARDAKGRYVVRLPFVREPAASLKPSRTSALKLLFNCERRLASDNALKDKCGKFLEEYLSLQHMKTVPEAAKEEPAYYLPHHAVVKRHDPTAKLRVVFNASFRTASGYSLNDCLSAGPKLQADLWMVLTRWRIFKVVFTTDVVKMFRQIQVHPEDTKWQRILWRTGPDERVQDFQLITVTYGTACAPFLALRVLNQLAEDEGDRLPLGAGAIRRHTYVDDILAGADNVNEALRVKHQVIQIFKAGGFDLSKWASNVPKLRENGASDQHLFQEWPGIATLGVNWDPTTDSFSLRVAPPADSPPASTKRSILSEVASLFDPLGWVAPVLVTAKILMQAWTDSSVCLYWIRGHASQWKPFVAHRVSAIQSELPPDLWRHVASSDNPADLATRGISPADLLKAELWWHGPSWLPRSASQWPAERLEKSGAMDLAQSKLTVHLAVEDKSDELLTMYSSLSRLLTVLAYCFRFSNLARKRPCESGFIKAEERASAL from the coding sequence ATGGGAGGATTTGGAGCTGCGCTACGGAAATCCACGCCTGCTGTCCTTCGCTCATCATCGCGCCCTGCTAACCTGTCCGTCAGCCCAGAAACAGTCGACGGCGGAACTCAAGCGTCTCCTGGACACCTTCCGTCAGGCAATCCGGGCCTATGGAGCCTTGCGGAAGCCGGTAGCCTCCTGGGACGAATGGTTCGTCTACATCCTGACACAGAAGCTGGACAAGTTACTCACTTGGCTTGGGAGACTTCGTTGGCGAACAGCAAGGACATCCCACCCTTTCATCAACTCGCCGCTTTTCTCGAGAACCAGATCCAGGCCATGGATGCTGCCCAGCTCGGCGATCCACTTCTCCACCCCGCGGGACCGAAGAGTGCCAAGGAAGCCAAGCCTAAAGTAAAGGAAGAGGCGGTGAAGAAGAGGAGCTCTACGACGGTACTGACCGCGGCCGCTAAATCTACGCAACCTAGAAAGTGCCCCTCATGCTCGGGCAATCATTCTCTGGGCTACTGCTATAAATTCAAGGCATTGGCCCCCTCGAAGCGCAAGGAAAGGGCGCAGACTCTCAAGGCATGCTCCAACTGCCTAACGGTGGGTCACGATTCGAGTAAGTGTCCCTCTAAACAATCTTGCTTAGCTTGCAGTGGACGCCATCACACTTTGCTTTACGATGCGCTCAAGATAACGCCGTCAACCAGCAAACAAGACACCATGGAGGCGGTGCCGACGGGATCTTCATCGTCGCTCTCGGACGAACCCAGCTCGGCAACCTCGCTCTCCTTGACGGCCGGACCACGCTCAGCCGCTCTACTAGCGACAGCCAAGGTGAAACTGGAGGCACCATCAGGCGAAACCCTCGAAGTCCGAGCTCTCCTGGATACGGGCTCCGACGCTTCTCTTGTCTCATCCTGGGTGGTGCAGGCCCTTCGTCTGCCACGGCGGGCGGTACGAGTTGCTATCTCCGGCGTCCAAGAAAACCAGAACGGGGTTTCTACAGGCGAGGTGTCTTTGGTGGTGCGACCCCGCCAACCCTCCGGGTTCCGCTTGCCGGTCCGGGCCTTGGTTTTGCGGAAGCTAACTTCTTTGCTGCCGGCACATCGAATTGCTCCACAACCCTGGCCACACCTGAAGGGTCTTCCGTTGGCCGATCCAGAGTATGGCGTGCCGGCGCGCGTGGACCTCATCTTGGGAGCGGATGTATGTGGAGCTCTCTTCGCGGACGGCACTCGAACGGGATTCCCAGGAACGCCCACGGCAAAACTTACACCCTTCGGCTGGGTCCTCATGGGAGCGATCTTGTGCGCCCCAGCTCAAGAGGAGGCGCGCACCTTCCATTGCCGAACCGAAGCTAATGTCGGTCAGCTGCTCCAGCGCTTCTGGGAGCTAGAGGAGGTCCACAACCACCCCACGATGTCCGAAGAAGAGGAGAGGTGCGCGCGGCACTTCAAGGGGACCCATGCTCGAGATGCAAAGGGGCGCTATGTGGTGCGCTTACCTTTTGTAAGGGAGCCTGCCGCCTCGCTGAAGCCTTCTAGGACATCCGCGTTGAAGCTCCTGTTCAATTGCGAACGCCGATTAGCCTCGGACAACGCATTAAAGGACAAGTGCGGTAAATTCCTGGAAGAATACCTGTCGCTGCAGCATATGAAGACGGTCCCAGAAGCCGCCAAGGAGGAACCGGCGTATTATCTCCCGCATCACGCAGTCGTCAAGCGACACGACCCTACAGCCAAACTACGAGTCGTCTTTAATGCCTCCTTCCGAACCGCTTCAGGATACTCGCTTAATGATTGTTTGTCCGCAGGCCCTAAGCTCCAGGCAGACCTCTGGATGGTCTTGACACGGTGGCGTATCTTCAAGGTCGTCTTCACTACAGACGTCGTGAAAATGTTCCGTCAAATTCAAGTTCATCCGGAGGACACGAAATGGCAACGGATCCTTTGGCGAACTGGTCCGGATGAAAGAGTGCAGGACTTTCAACTCATCACCGTGACCTACGGAACAGCCTGTGCGCCCTTCTTAGCCTTGAGGGTGCTCAACCAGCTGGCGGAAGATGAAGGGGACAGGCTGCCACTGGGAGCGGGCGCCATCCGCAGGCACACCTACGTCGACGATATCCTGGCTGGAGCAGACAACGTCAACGAAGCCCTGCGAGTGAAACACCAGGTCATTCAGATCTTCAAGGCTGGAGGTTTTGACCTGAGCAAGTGGGCGTCGAACGTACCCAAGCTGAGGGAGAACGGCGCCTCCGACCAGCATCTCTTCCAAGAATGGCCAGGAATTGCCACGCTAGGAGTCAACTGGGATCCGACAACCGACTCCTTCTCGCTGCGAGTCGCGCCTCCAGCAGACTCCCCGCCGGCATCAACGAAGCGGTCCATACTCTCCGAGGTCGCCAGCCTTTTTGACCCCTTGGGCTGGGTGGCCCCGGTACTGGTCACCGCAAAAATCCTGATGCAGGCGTGGACGGATTCCAGCGTCTGCCTCTACTGGATCCGAGGACACGCTTCTCAGTGGAAGCCCTTCGTCGCTCATCGGGTTTCCGCCATCCAGTCCGAGCTTCCACCCGACCTCTGGAGACACGTGGCATCATCGGACAACCCGGCAGATTTGGCCACGCGAGGGATCTCTCCAGCGGACCTTCTGAAGGCCGAACTTTGGTGGCACGGACCATCTTGGCTCCCTAGATCTGCCAGTCAGTGGCCAGCCGAACGCCTGGAAAAGAGCGGAGCCATGGACTTGGCACAAAGCAAGCTCACCGTACATCTCGCCGTGGAAGACAAATCGGATGAGCTACTCACCATGTATTCCTCGCTCTCTCGGCTCCTAACAGTACTAGCCTACTGCTTTAGGTTTAGCAACCTTGCCCGGAAAAGACCGTGCGAAAGCGGGTTCATCAAGGCGGAAGAACGCGCCTCCGCCCTCTGA